The Aquitalea magnusonii region TTCAGCCATGGTGACATGCTGACCATGTCGGCCAAGAAGGATGGGCTGGTGAATATCGGTGGCCTGTGCTGCTTCAAGGATGATGTCGACCTCTTCCGCGCCGTGCAGGTGCGCTGTGTGCCGATGGAAGGTTTTGTCACTTATGGCGGTCTGGCCGGGCGTGATATGGAGGCGCTGGCTATTGGGCTGAAGGAAGGGCTGGATCCGGCTTATCTGACCTACCGCATCAGCCAGGTAGAGTATCTGGGCGAACGTTTGCGGGCAGGTGGTGTGCCCATCCAGTATCCAACCGGTGGTCATGCGGTGTTTGTCGATGCCAAGCGCCTGTTGCCGCATATCCCTGCCGAGCAGTTTCCTGCTCACGCCCTGGCTTGCGAGTTGTATCTGGAGGGTGGGGTGCGTGGTGTGGAAATCGGCTCCTTGCTGCTGGGGCGCAATCCGCAGACTGGGGAGCAGGAGCCCTCGCCGCTGGAGTTGCTGCGCCTGACCATTCCGCGCCGGGTCTACACCAATGACCATATGGACTACATTGCAGACTGCCTGATCGATGTGAAGCAGCGCGCAGCCAGCATTGGTGGTCTGGGCTTTGACTATGAACCGCCCATCCTGCGTCATTTCACTGCACGACTGAAACCACTGCGCTGAAGCTGGCCTGTCCGGCAAAAAAATGGCTGCCCAAGGCAGCCATTTTTTTGTCACCCAGCAGGGTTACTTGATCAGTTCAACTTGCAGCTGCGGCTGCTTGACGCTGAAGGCATTGATGCGGCCTGTGTTTTGCAGGCGCAATTCACCATCAACATAAACCTGAGCTTGCAGGCTGTAGCTGCCACCCGGCTGGATGGCATGCTTGTCGTAGCACAGCGAGAAGTTCAGCGGAAATGCTGCCGGCTTTTCCAGCGTCTGCTCCGCCAGCAGGCGGGCCGGTGCATCGGCCTGGGTATTGTCATCTAGCAAGCGAACGCGCACCAGTGTGGTGGTCAGTGGCAAGGAAGCCGCCTGTTTGAGCACTACCTGGCCATTGAGATATTGCGGCTGGTACTGCTGGCTGGCACAGCCAGCCAGGGTGGCGAGCATGCTGGCCGCCAGCATGCTGCGGCGTAGCAGCGGGGCGCTCACTCCACCGCCTCCAGCTTGGGTTGCCCCAGCATCACCACCGGGCCTTGCTCCGGCTTCCATTCAGCCTGCACGCGCCACTGGTTGCCCTTGTCTTCCAGTTGCACGTACCAGTGGTTGGCCTTGACCAGCTCCTTATTGAAGCTGCCGCTGTACTGGTTGGCCGCCAGCTTGTGCAAGTCCGTGCTGACGTCGTAGTCGTCTTGGGCGGGATGGATCAGCTTCAGGGTCAGCGTATCCGGCAAGGCCTGCTTGCTGGTGGTGTTGACGGTGACACTGCGGCCATCGCTGCTGAGCATGACCTGCGCAGTAATGCCCAATGCAGCCGCCGCCGTATCGCGGCGCAGCTCCATATTGATGGCCTTGCCTTTGTTGTAGTAATCGTCAGTGACCAAGCCGTCATCCGTCCTGATGGCGGTGGTGATAAAAAATGACCCGACAATCACTGCGGCCAGCGGAAAGCTGATCAGAAACCATACCCAGGGTTCTTTATACCAGGGGCGGGAAACGTGGTGGCTCAGTTGCATGATTTACTCTCCGATGAAGCTGGATTTTTCTTCCACATGCAGAACCGGAGTACTTACCGTTTCTACCTTGAAGTGGATCTCGTGACTGCCCTTGGTGGCAACCTGCGGATCAGCCTGCAGGCGCACGCCAAAGCTTTCGGTTTCCGTCGCCTTGACCTTGATGTGCTTGCTGTCGCTGACCAGTTTCAGGTCAGGCAGGCCGTCTGCCGAGATTTTAAACTCTTGATCACGTTCTGTGGTGTTGATGATCTTGATGGTGTAGGCATTTTCCAGCAAGCCTTCATCTGTCTCCTTCACCAGTGATGCACGATCACGCAATATGTCCACCTTGAAGGGCTTGCGCATGGCCAGCGAACCCAGCGCCGCGCCCAGTACGATCAGCAGCACAACGGTATACATGATGACGCGTGGCCGGCGCAGGTGCTTGACGATATCCTTCTCCGGATACTTGCCTTCCAGTGCGTTTTCCGTGGTGTAGCGGATGAGGCCACGCGGGTAGCCTACCTTGTCCATCACCTCATCGCAGGCATCGATGCAGGCGGCACAGCCGATACATTCGTATTGCAGGCCGTTGCGGATATCAATCCCTACCGGGCAAACCTGTACACAGATACCGCAGTTGACACAGGAGCCCAGGCCCTGTTGCTTGAAATCCACCCCTTTCTTGCGTGCGCCGCGCGGTTCGCCGCGAGCTTCGTCGTAAGAAATGATCAGGGTGTCGGCATCAAACATCACGCTCTGGAAGCGGGCATAAGGACACATATACTTGCACACTTGCTCGCGCATGAAGCCTGCCAGCAGGTAGGTAAAACCGGCGTAGAAGAAGATCCAGAAGCTTTCCCAAGGACCGTAATCAAAAGTGGGCATGGCCTTGACCAGATCGCGGATGGGGGTGAAGTACCCAACCAGCGAGAAGCCGGTCCACAGGCAGAACAGGATCATCAGGCTGTGCGTGGTCAGCTTCAGCCTGGCCTTGCGCAGACTCATCGGCTCCTTGTCCAGCTTCATGCGCTTGTTGCGGTCCCCCTCTACCAACTGTTCTATCCACAGCATGATTTCGGTGTAGACGGTTTGCGGACAGGAATAGCCACACCATAGTCGCCCGGCAATGGTGGTCCAGACAAACAAGCCGAAGGCACAGCTCATCAGCAGGGCGGCAAGATAGACAAAGTCTTGCGGCCAGATGGTCAGCCCGAAGATGAAGAACTTGCGGTTGACCATGTCAAAGAACACAGCCTGCCGTCCATTCCAGGTCAGCCATGGTAAGCCGAGGAAAACCAGTTGGGTGCCCAG contains the following coding sequences:
- a CDS encoding FixH family protein, which codes for MQLSHHVSRPWYKEPWVWFLISFPLAAVIVGSFFITTAIRTDDGLVTDDYYNKGKAINMELRRDTAAAALGITAQVMLSSDGRSVTVNTTSKQALPDTLTLKLIHPAQDDYDVSTDLHKLAANQYSGSFNKELVKANHWYVQLEDKGNQWRVQAEWKPEQGPVVMLGQPKLEAVE
- the ccoG gene encoding cytochrome c oxidase accessory protein CcoG, yielding MSDSLKDIPVKVEHTPPSPKSGQETVSLYEAQKKIYPRSVKGIFNNWRILFVLGTQLVFLGLPWLTWNGRQAVFFDMVNRKFFIFGLTIWPQDFVYLAALLMSCAFGLFVWTTIAGRLWCGYSCPQTVYTEIMLWIEQLVEGDRNKRMKLDKEPMSLRKARLKLTTHSLMILFCLWTGFSLVGYFTPIRDLVKAMPTFDYGPWESFWIFFYAGFTYLLAGFMREQVCKYMCPYARFQSVMFDADTLIISYDEARGEPRGARKKGVDFKQQGLGSCVNCGICVQVCPVGIDIRNGLQYECIGCAACIDACDEVMDKVGYPRGLIRYTTENALEGKYPEKDIVKHLRRPRVIMYTVVLLIVLGAALGSLAMRKPFKVDILRDRASLVKETDEGLLENAYTIKIINTTERDQEFKISADGLPDLKLVSDSKHIKVKATETESFGVRLQADPQVATKGSHEIHFKVETVSTPVLHVEEKSSFIGE
- a CDS encoding YbaY family lipoprotein, whose translation is MSAPLLRRSMLAASMLATLAGCASQQYQPQYLNGQVVLKQAASLPLTTTLVRVRLLDDNTQADAPARLLAEQTLEKPAAFPLNFSLCYDKHAIQPGGSYSLQAQVYVDGELRLQNTGRINAFSVKQPQLQVELIK